One part of the Chloroflexota bacterium genome encodes these proteins:
- a CDS encoding GTP-binding protein — MPFFKHKPDALLQEERTLLSNLRETLQQAGIDAEARRTLEESILQLDDFFLIVVVGEFNAGKSALINALLGQSVLQEGVTPTTTQVNILRYGEMIGQKPLGEHLLEITAPVELLRDLSIVDTPGTNAIIREHELITQRFAPRADLVLFVTSADRPFSESERAFLEKLRAWGKKIVLVINKADLLERPEDLEQVISFVSDNARLLLGTTPEVFPVSAKLALRAKQGEKPLWEASHFEPLETYIRDTLDQTERIRLKLLNPLGVGMRLAEEHAAALERELEVLSGDLEVIAHVERQLEEYKADMQRGFELRMAEIDNILLQMEERARDYFEETIRLGRVVDLFRKKRLQEEFQTHVIGNVPEQIEERVEKLIDWLVENDLRQWQAVHEYLARHREKYQGKMLEAPTGFRYDRDRLVETVGQRAQAVVESYDKEKEARALAEGTQAAVAAAAALEVGAIGLGAVITAIATTMTADITGIAAATFVAVLGLFVIPARRKQATAEMHRKVTQLRRSLSHALRQQFETTMENNLEQIREAMAPYTRFVRAEHKRAAELHQRLKEILAAMEQLKAKIARL; from the coding sequence ATGCCTTTCTTCAAACACAAACCCGATGCGCTGCTGCAGGAAGAGCGCACTTTGCTCAGTAACTTGCGCGAAACCTTACAACAGGCAGGCATTGACGCTGAAGCGCGCCGGACGCTCGAAGAGTCCATTCTGCAACTGGACGACTTCTTTCTCATTGTGGTGGTGGGTGAGTTCAACGCGGGTAAGAGCGCGCTCATCAATGCCCTCTTGGGGCAATCGGTGCTTCAGGAAGGCGTGACCCCCACCACTACCCAGGTCAACATCTTGCGCTATGGCGAGATGATAGGCCAGAAACCGCTCGGTGAGCATTTGCTGGAAATCACCGCGCCGGTGGAATTGCTGCGTGACCTGAGCATTGTGGATACCCCCGGCACCAACGCGATCATCCGCGAGCACGAACTCATCACCCAGCGCTTTGCGCCGCGCGCCGATTTGGTGCTTTTCGTCACCTCTGCTGACCGCCCCTTTAGCGAAAGCGAGCGCGCCTTCCTCGAGAAACTGCGCGCCTGGGGCAAGAAAATCGTGCTGGTCATCAACAAGGCCGACCTGCTGGAACGCCCTGAAGACCTGGAGCAGGTGATTTCCTTTGTGAGCGACAACGCGCGCCTTTTGCTGGGCACCACGCCCGAGGTTTTCCCTGTGAGCGCCAAACTGGCGTTACGGGCGAAGCAGGGCGAAAAGCCGCTCTGGGAAGCCAGCCACTTCGAGCCGCTGGAAACCTACATCCGCGACACGCTCGACCAGACCGAGCGCATCCGGCTGAAACTGCTCAACCCCCTGGGGGTGGGCATGCGCCTCGCGGAAGAACACGCCGCCGCGCTGGAGCGTGAACTGGAGGTGCTTTCCGGCGATTTGGAAGTGATAGCCCATGTTGAGCGCCAGTTGGAAGAGTACAAGGCCGACATGCAGCGCGGGTTTGAACTGCGCATGGCCGAAATTGATAACATTTTGCTGCAAATGGAAGAACGGGCGCGTGATTACTTTGAGGAAACTATCCGGCTGGGGAGGGTGGTTGATCTCTTCCGCAAGAAGCGCCTGCAAGAGGAATTTCAGACGCATGTCATCGGCAATGTGCCGGAGCAAATTGAAGAGCGGGTGGAAAAACTCATTGACTGGCTGGTGGAAAACGACCTGCGGCAATGGCAGGCGGTGCACGAATACCTTGCCCGGCACCGCGAGAAATATCAGGGCAAGATGCTGGAAGCCCCGACCGGCTTTCGCTATGACCGCGACCGACTGGTGGAGACGGTGGGGCAGCGGGCGCAGGCAGTGGTGGAAAGTTACGACAAGGAAAAGGAGGCCCGCGCGCTCGCCGAAGGCACGCAAGCCGCGGTGGCGGCCGCGGCGGCGCTGGAAGTCGGCGCCATTGGCCTGGGGGCAGTGATTACCGCTATCGCCACGACCATGACGGCCGATATTACCGGCATTGCCGCCGCCACGTTTGTGGCGGTGTTGGGTTTGTTCGTCATTCCGGCGCGACGCAAACAAGCCACCGCCGAAATGCACCGCAAAGTGACCCAGTTGCGGCGCTCCCTTTCCCACGCATTGCGTCAGCAGTTCGAAACCACGATGGAAAACAACCTGGAACAAATTCGCGAAGCCATGGCCCCCTACACGCGCTTCGTGCGTGC